The Caballeronia sp. NK8 genome includes a window with the following:
- a CDS encoding IS66 family transposase yields MSNGADLPDDIEVLKALLVEARSLLAERDIEIDQLKAQIDKLRRMQFGRKSEQLQRQIETLETQLEDLAAGRGVADVQRAQTQGANASASIATTGDAASRHALPTHLLREDHVLEPESSCPECGQTMQLLGEDISEQLARVAAAFKVIRTIRRKLVCPCCHAIKQPPMPGLPIERSIAHPSLLADILVAKYADHQPLYRQSAIAARDGVTLDRASMGRWVGQCEALCTPLIEALRRYTVSAAKLHADDTPIPVLAPGNRKTRTGRLWVYVRDDRRSGSTQPAAVWFAYSPNRQGIHPQTHLAGFTGTLQADAYAGFDELFLDGSVLEAACHAHARRKFYDIHVRTPSDTTQKALEFVGALYDIEASIRGMPADERLRIRQEKAKPLLRIYEAWLKTKLEALSSKSDTAKAISYSLNQWRALTLYCEDGTLEIDNNIAENALRCVSLGRKNFLFAGSDSGGERAAAMYSLIGTCALNDIDPRAYLNYVLPRIADHRISVIDELLPWRVAEQLHAAASSPHQDI; encoded by the coding sequence ATGTCGAACGGCGCCGATCTTCCTGACGATATCGAAGTCCTGAAGGCCTTGTTGGTCGAGGCTCGTAGTCTGCTCGCTGAACGCGATATCGAGATCGATCAGCTCAAGGCACAGATCGACAAACTTCGGCGCATGCAGTTCGGCCGCAAATCCGAACAGTTGCAGCGGCAGATAGAGACCCTCGAGACCCAACTCGAAGATCTGGCCGCCGGACGCGGCGTTGCAGACGTGCAGCGCGCGCAGACTCAAGGCGCCAACGCATCCGCCTCCATCGCAACAACCGGCGACGCGGCTTCGAGACATGCACTACCGACGCACCTCTTGCGCGAAGATCATGTGCTCGAGCCGGAATCCAGTTGCCCGGAGTGCGGTCAAACAATGCAACTGCTCGGTGAGGACATATCCGAACAACTCGCCCGGGTTGCGGCCGCCTTCAAAGTCATTCGCACGATCCGGCGCAAACTCGTTTGCCCTTGCTGCCACGCCATTAAACAGCCGCCGATGCCGGGACTGCCAATCGAGCGGAGCATCGCCCATCCGAGTTTGCTCGCGGATATCCTCGTCGCGAAATACGCAGACCACCAGCCGTTGTATCGACAATCGGCAATCGCCGCTCGCGACGGCGTCACGCTTGACCGTGCCAGCATGGGGCGCTGGGTCGGCCAATGCGAAGCGTTGTGCACGCCGCTGATCGAGGCGCTGCGCCGATATACGGTGTCGGCCGCCAAACTGCATGCTGACGACACGCCGATTCCCGTGCTCGCACCGGGCAACAGGAAGACCCGAACCGGCCGTCTCTGGGTCTATGTGCGCGACGATCGTCGCTCGGGCTCCACGCAACCGGCTGCGGTATGGTTCGCATACTCACCGAATAGGCAAGGCATCCACCCTCAAACTCATCTCGCTGGCTTCACGGGGACGCTACAAGCGGACGCATACGCGGGCTTCGATGAACTGTTCCTGGATGGCTCAGTACTGGAAGCAGCCTGCCATGCTCACGCAAGGAGAAAGTTCTACGATATCCACGTACGAACGCCGTCCGACACAACGCAGAAGGCCCTCGAATTCGTTGGCGCGTTGTACGACATTGAAGCTTCCATTCGCGGCATGCCTGCGGACGAACGGCTGCGAATACGGCAGGAGAAAGCCAAGCCACTGCTTCGCATCTACGAAGCGTGGCTCAAGACCAAGCTCGAAGCGTTGTCGTCGAAGTCTGACACAGCCAAGGCGATCAGCTACTCGCTTAATCAGTGGCGCGCGCTGACGCTCTATTGCGAAGACGGTACGCTCGAGATCGACAACAACATCGCGGAGAACGCGCTGCGCTGTGTGAGTTTGGGCCGCAAGAACTTCCTATTCGCGGGCTCCGACAGCGGTGGTGAACGTGCTGCTGCAATGTACTCGTTGATTGGCACGTGCGCCCTCAACGACATCGATCCGCGCGCGTACCTAAACTATGTGTTGCCGAGAATCGCCGACCATAGAATCTCGGTCATCGACGAGCTCTTGCCATGGCGTGTGGCTGAACAGCTGCACGCAGCGGCCAGTTCACCACATCAAGATATCTAG